The Geminocystis sp. M7585_C2015_104 genome contains the following window.
AATCAAGCCTACACAGAAGCCGGTATACTGGTTAACAGTGGCCAATTTACTGGAATGGAGAGTGAGGCTGCCAAAGAGGCTATTATTCAATACGCCACTGAGAAGGGTTTTGGCAGACAACAAGTACAATACCGTCTCAGAGACTGGTTAATCTCCCGACAACGTTACTGGGGATGTCCTATTCCTATAATCCACTGTCCTGACTGTGGTATAGTACCAGTACCGGTAGAGGATTTGCCCGTTACTCTTCCAGAGAATGTGGAATTCACCGGCAGGGGCCCCTCCCCCTTAGCTAAACTGGAAGAATGGGTGAATGTACCTTGTCCTAAGTGTGGGAAACCCGCTAAACGGGAAACCGACACCATGGACACCTTCATCGACTCTTCCTGGTACTTCTTGCGCTATACTGATCCCCACAACCATAAACAGCCCTTTAGTCTTGATAAAGTCAATGATTGGCTTCCCGTAGATCAGTATGTAGGCGGTATAGAACACGCCATTCTCCATTTGTTGTACTCTAGATTTTTTACAAAGGTACTGCGGGATAGAGGGCTAGTGAAAATATCTGAGCCCTTTAGTAGACTATTAACCCAGGGGATGGTACAAGGGTTGACCTATAAGAATGTAAACACGGGTAAATATTTACGGCCAGACCAGGTGGTGTACGAAAATGGACAGTGGTGGGATAAGGAAACCCATGAGCCAGTGGCCACCTTTTATGAGAAAATGTCTAAGTCCAAGTATAATGGGGTTGACCCTCAGGAAGTGTTGTCCAAGTATGGGGCTGATACTGCCCGTATGTTTATTCTCTTTAAAGCACCCCCCGAAAAAGATCTAGAATGGGATAGTGCTGATGTAGAAGGCCAATATCGTTTCCTCAACCGGGTTTGGACACTGGTAAACGAATTTATAGATAATCCCAATGCCGCTAAGGATGCCCATTTTCACAAGACTCAGCTTACCAGGGAGGAGAAGGACTTAAGACGCGTAATCCATACTGCAATCAAAGAGATTACTCAAGACTTAGAGGGAGACTATCAATTTAACACCGCCATCTCCGAGTTGATGAAATTAAGTAACGCTCTCAAGGATAATCCCCTTAAACATTCCCCTGTCTATCGGGAAGGCATTGAAACCCTAGTAAGATTATTAGCACCTTTTGCCCCCCATATCAGTGAAGAATTATGGCATAGACTTGGCAATACCGAATCTGTACACCTCCAACCCTGGTTAGTTGCTGACGAAAAGGCCCTCGTAGCAGAAACTATTACTATTGTCATCCAGGTAAAAGGGAAAACCAGGGGTACAATAGAAGTGCCAGCCAATGCCACCAAGGAGGAAATAGAAAAATACGCCCTCGCCTCTGAAATTGCTAAGAAATACATTGGTAATCAAGAAGTGAAAAAGACTATTGTTGTGCCTGGCAAACTGGTTAATTTTGTAACAGCCTAACCCCTGGCATTGTATCACATCTTTTCCTGGCCTCACCCCCAGGGGTGAGTTTTTTGACAATAATACTATCCAACAGCAAGAAGGGAAGGTTACCATGACTGTTGTGGCTATCGTCGACTACGACATGGGAAATTTACACTCAGTGGCTAAGGGGATAGAAAAAGCTGGTGCAACTCCCCTCATCACCCATTCCCCAAAAGATATTACCGCCGCTGATGCTGTTATTCTCCCGGGTGTGGGTTCTTTCGACCCCGCTATGCTACACTTACAAGAGAGGGATTTAATTCCACCCATCCTGGACTTTGTCAAAAGTGGCAAACCCTTTCTGGGTATTTGTCTGGGAATGCAAATACTCTTTGACTCCTCCGAAGAGGGGAAGGAAAGGGGTTTGGGCATCATTCCAGGCACTGTCAAACGTTTTCAATCTGAGCCGGGTTTAACTATTCCCCACATGGGGTGGAATACAATAGAACTGACACAGTCTCACCATCCTCTTTGGCATAATCTCCCCTCTTCTTTCTATGTCTATTTTGTCCATTCCTACTTTGTCTTTCCACTAAACCCCCAGGTTGTGGCCGCTCGTGTTACCCATGGCACACAGACTGTAACCGCCGCCATTGCCCATGAAAACATAATGGCAGTGCAATTTCACCCGGAAAAATCTGCCGATTTAGGCTTACAAATTCTCGGAAATTTTGTAAAATTGGCAGGTAAATAGTGCTATGAAGTCACTTCACATCCTTCCCCTTGTTTTCCTCCTACTATCTTGGGGAAGTTTTAAAGCCTCTTCTCAGACTACAAGGGATATCTTGTACTATAAGAGGCTGCTACAACAAGTAGATAATATATGCCAATCCCTCACTGTTTCTTCTCTTAGGGAAAACTGCAACAATTTACTAAAAAGTAGCATTTTCTTTGATCCAGATGCCATATATCTTTGTGGGAAAAAATTTCGCCCCCACTCCACCAATATCCTGGAGTGTTTAAGTGCTATCAGAGATAGAGTATATGTACAATCAGAAATCAGAAAATGCGACAGGATGATAACCTCCCCTCAGACTATAGAATGTCTGCAAAAGGGGGGAAGAGAGGTGGTATATGGTGGTTGTCCGCTGCTGGAGGAGAGTAAGAATTTGCCGGGGAAAAAACAGGCAACTACTAAATACTAAAAAAACCAGAGGGATTTACAGAAAACAAATTACGTCTTTTTAGGCCTTCCTTGTGTAAAATAGCATTAGCCGCTAGCAAACCACTACTTACTGCCCTCTCCATTAAACCACAAGGGAAAGGCATTTTAACCCAATCGCCGGCAAACACCAAATTGGCAATTTGAGTTTCAGTTTCTGGCCTATTTTTGTAACTATTAGGGGGATAACCAGAAAAATTTTTTTGATTTACCAACTGTTGATGGAGAATTTTAGCACCTGCCAACTCCGGTACAATTTCTATCAACTCCTGTTTAAAAGTATTTAGCAAATCCGTTTGCGTGGGGAAATCCTTCTCTTTGTAACAATAGGCATGTAATTCCACCACACTGCCACCAGTTTTTTCCGCCCACTCCTTATACTCTCTTTGAATACGATGATAAAGAGTGATACTGTCCGTTAAACGATAACCAGAAAGAGAGGTAAAATTACTATGGGGCCAGTAGAAATCCCTGTCTAACCAAAAACGGGCAACGGCAAAGGGGTCAGCTAATGCTAAACTCTCTACTTGGGAAAGAGTATCCGGATAACTCTCCCTATCCCCCTCTATTAAACGGAAGAGATGTTTAACCCCCCTCACATCAGTGGCAATTACATAATAGTCGGCAGTGAGGGTTTCTGGCATGGCAGGGGTGGCGTCAGTGGCCACTAATTTCACTCTCCCCTCTTCCCTCTCCACTACCCTATATTTGGCAAGATTTCTCTTGGCAGGAGGTAGTTTTACTTCCCCCTTCTGATTATACACCGCCCCATGACAGGGACATATAAAACTTCCATCCTCCTGTCTACTAACTACACATCCTTGGTGGGTGCAACTGAGAGACAATGCTAAATCATTGTCCTTAGCTACAGCAAAAAGCTGGTCGCCAGCGCCATAATAGTCATAATAGTCATCCCTAAGGTAAGGGTTTGAGTCTACCCAGAAGGGCACATTGCCAATTCCCTGACCCCCTCTATAAAATTGTAGAGAGGTGATTCTGCCATTCTCACAAACAATCCTACTGATATGAGCCTCCGTGATAATCTTACCCCCATTGTGGAGGATAGATTGGGCAATGGGAGTCACTAAACTTCTACCCATATCGTCTACAGTACCATTAAAGGCCAAACCTTCGGGATTGCCGAAGAAATAGAAATGGAAAAATTGCATTAATTCCCCCGCACTCAACAAATCTGGCGCGTTTAGGGTGGACTTACCAAAAGGCAAAAAATATAAGTCAAACAACCCCTGAGGGATATTAGTGGCCCACTGGGTGACGGAAATATGATCTAAACTGTTATAGGTGTCTGGGATCTTAAAACTAGTAATAGCACGAAAAACGCCCCAATGCCCTGGATTGGTCAAGTCTATGCCCCAACTAAGGAAATTGGGGGAGGAAATGGCTAAATCCACAACATTCCAGGGAAAACTAGAATGGGAGGGGCGGAACACTTCTGGTTTGTATTTGTTATCCTTGAACAAAAGGGAGTAAAAGTTGAGAGATTGGAAATTCTTTTCAATGGCAATTTCCCTCACAATACTCCAAAGATTATAATACTGGGGGAAAAAACCATGAAAACCATGTTCCATAGTAAATTTCTCCTCCCCCACCTGGATTTGCCAACTAGCAATTTTCCCCCCCAACTGAGGTGACTTTTCTAACAGTATAACCTCAAACCCCCTGTTGCCTAATTCATAGGCACAGGCTAAACCCGCTAAACCGCCGCCTATCACCACCACTCTTTTCGGCTGGCTTACACGAGTGGGTAACTGGAGATTATCCCATACATGAATTG
Protein-coding sequences here:
- a CDS encoding FAD-dependent oxidoreductase, with protein sequence MEKISRRSLLKLSAIASILGAVGYSRVAKPKPTIHVWDNLQLPTRVSQPKRVVVIGGGLAGLACAYELGNRGFEVILLEKSPQLGGKIASWQIQVGEEKFTMEHGFHGFFPQYYNLWSIVREIAIEKNFQSLNFYSLLFKDNKYKPEVFRPSHSSFPWNVVDLAISSPNFLSWGIDLTNPGHWGVFRAITSFKIPDTYNSLDHISVTQWATNIPQGLFDLYFLPFGKSTLNAPDLLSAGELMQFFHFYFFGNPEGLAFNGTVDDMGRSLVTPIAQSILHNGGKIITEAHISRIVCENGRITSLQFYRGGQGIGNVPFWVDSNPYLRDDYYDYYGAGDQLFAVAKDNDLALSLSCTHQGCVVSRQEDGSFICPCHGAVYNQKGEVKLPPAKRNLAKYRVVEREEGRVKLVATDATPAMPETLTADYYVIATDVRGVKHLFRLIEGDRESYPDTLSQVESLALADPFAVARFWLDRDFYWPHSNFTSLSGYRLTDSITLYHRIQREYKEWAEKTGGSVVELHAYCYKEKDFPTQTDLLNTFKQELIEIVPELAGAKILHQQLVNQKNFSGYPPNSYKNRPETETQIANLVFAGDWVKMPFPCGLMERAVSSGLLAANAILHKEGLKRRNLFSVNPSGFFSI
- the hisH gene encoding imidazole glycerol phosphate synthase subunit HisH: MTVVAIVDYDMGNLHSVAKGIEKAGATPLITHSPKDITAADAVILPGVGSFDPAMLHLQERDLIPPILDFVKSGKPFLGICLGMQILFDSSEEGKERGLGIIPGTVKRFQSEPGLTIPHMGWNTIELTQSHHPLWHNLPSSFYVYFVHSYFVFPLNPQVVAARVTHGTQTVTAAIAHENIMAVQFHPEKSADLGLQILGNFVKLAGK
- the leuS gene encoding leucine--tRNA ligase yields the protein MQTPYKPSEIEAKWQKKWSEAQLYLTEENSDKPKFYALSMFPYPSGKLHMGHVRNYVITDVIARYKRMRGYRVLHPMGWDAFGLPAENAAIDRGIHPAKWTYENIAQMRAQLKDLGLSIDWTREVTTCSPEYYKWTQWLFLQFFEAGLAYQKEAAVNWDPVDQTVLANEQVSADGYSWRSGAKVEKRMLKQWFLRITAYAEELLEDLKKLPGWPEKVKIMQENWIGKSIGAYLEFPIVGREEKIPVFTTRPDTVFGVTYVVLAPEHPLTLQVTTPDRKEAVEAFIKEVTQESEIERTAEDKPKRGILTGGKAINPFTGEEIPILVADYVLYEYGTGAVMGVPAHDTRDFQFAKQNQLPIKLVIIPKDAQQEEFTLNQAYTEAGILVNSGQFTGMESEAAKEAIIQYATEKGFGRQQVQYRLRDWLISRQRYWGCPIPIIHCPDCGIVPVPVEDLPVTLPENVEFTGRGPSPLAKLEEWVNVPCPKCGKPAKRETDTMDTFIDSSWYFLRYTDPHNHKQPFSLDKVNDWLPVDQYVGGIEHAILHLLYSRFFTKVLRDRGLVKISEPFSRLLTQGMVQGLTYKNVNTGKYLRPDQVVYENGQWWDKETHEPVATFYEKMSKSKYNGVDPQEVLSKYGADTARMFILFKAPPEKDLEWDSADVEGQYRFLNRVWTLVNEFIDNPNAAKDAHFHKTQLTREEKDLRRVIHTAIKEITQDLEGDYQFNTAISELMKLSNALKDNPLKHSPVYREGIETLVRLLAPFAPHISEELWHRLGNTESVHLQPWLVADEKALVAETITIVIQVKGKTRGTIEVPANATKEEIEKYALASEIAKKYIGNQEVKKTIVVPGKLVNFVTA